Genomic window (Vibrio coralliirubri):
ACTTGAAAGATGCCTTTAGGATCATTGCTGACCTTCAAGAAGCGGCGAAAATTCGTTTCGGAGCACGTTAATGAAAGCCTTGTTAAACTATTTTCACCCGCTTGAGCGAATTAAACGTAAACGTAAGCAATATTTGGGAACGGTTAAGTTGCCAGAGGCGTTACATGATCTCGTAGAGCAGCCTTGTCCTGAAATGACGGACTTGGCCAAAGACAGCGAATACATTATTTTAGATCTCGAAACCACGGGCTTAGACAGCGAGCAAGACCTTATCTTATCTATGGGGTGGGTCGATGTGGTTAAAGGGAGAATCGATTTAGCGTCAGCCAAACATATTTATCTGAATAACGATTCGCAGATCAACGCTGAAACCGCTGTTATCAACCATATTACGCCGCAAATGTTGGAAGAGGGCGCGTCTATTCATGATGCGATGCTGACATTTTTCGAAGCAGCAAAAGGCAAGATCATTGTCGCGCACGCTTGTGTGGTCGAAGAGAAGTTCATTAGCCAATACCTTCTTCGCTGCTACGGTTTACGAGCGATTCCTCTGCTTTGGCTTGATACCTTGTGTATTGAGAAAAGCATGGAAAAAGCGATCAGCAATCATGAAGAAGTCGATTTAACCTTGGCAGGGACGCGAGCAAGGTACGGGCTTCCTGAGTACAACAGCCACAATGCATTAGCCGACGCCGTTTCGACAGCAGAATTGTTTTTGGCTCAGCAGAAGCGAGTCGTGCCTAACGATGATGTGACCGTTGCCTTTCTCTATCGGATCAGTCACTAGGAAAAAGAGCTGCAAGTACGCGGCTCTAATTTTATTGAACCGATTTAAAAGGAAAAAAAGCCAGCGGTTATGAAGTGACCCCGTAAAGTTGGACATTTCTGTTAAGCGGCTTTCAAGGCCTGAGTTCGATATTCTATCGGAGTCAGGCCTTTTAGTTTCACTTTTATACGTTTGGTATTGTAGTACTCGATGTATTCTTTAATCTGCTCTATCAGAGCATCTGCATCTTCAAAGCTTTGGTTGTGATACATCTCGGTTTTGAGTAAAGCAAAAAAGTTTTCAGCAACAGCATTATCCAAGCAGTTACCTTTTCTCGACATGCTTTGCGTTAACCCACTCTCCGCTACCTTTTTCTGATACTGTCGATGGCGATATTGCCAACCTTGATCGCTATGTATAATTGGCTTTGAGTTGGGTTTAAGCGTTGATATAGCTTCCGTCAGCATATCTGTGACAAGCGGCAAGCAGGCATTTTTGGCCACTCTATAAGCAACCACCTCCTGAGTAAACAAGTCGACAACGGGAGATAAGTATACTTTCTGCTCTTTGACTTTGAACTCCGTGACATCAGTTACCCACTTTTCATCGGGTTGAGTCGCACTAAAATCTCTTTCAAGAACGTTGGGAGCAGCTTTTCCTGACTCTCCTCGGTATGAACGATACTTTTTAATCCTGACCGTCGATTTAAGGTTGAGCTGAGCCATAAGCCTTTGAACCGTTTTGTGATTAAGCACGAACCCCTGATTCTTTAGTTCCAAGTGAATACGGCGGTAGCCGTATCGCCCCTTATGTTCATGATAAATTGACTTTATCAACCGCAGCTCACGTTCGTAGCTATTTTGGCGCTTGCTCGTTTGAGCCTGATAATAAAAGACACTTTTTGCCAACTGTAGAGTGTGCAGTAAGTGCTTTAATGGGTACTTGCCTTTAAGAGTTAGAGCTATGACCGCTTTTTCTTTGTTCGACGGTTTTTTTTCTGCTCCAACTCTTCCAACTTTTTTAGAACGGCATTCTCGGTTCGTAAGTAGACCAACTCCTCTTTTAGCTCCTCAAGTGTCATTTCATTATCAGGCTTAGTGGTACGTTGAGGTTGCTGTTTCATTGAGGGTCTTCCTTTCTGGCGCATTTCGAGCCCCTTGATACCGAGCTCATTAAATCGTTTAAGCCAGACAGAGAGTATTCCAGGGGATGAGAGGTTTAATACAGCGCTAGTGTGCGTGAGAGACCATTCATTCGTCCACATTAAATTCAATGCTTTTCGTTTTGTTTGAGCAGTCGCGGCATGATTAGTTGGTAAAAATGAATCAGTACCATGGATGGCAAAGACTTGAGCCCAATACCGTATCTGCCTTGAAGAAATTGAATATTGTTTTGCTAAGTAGAGAGATGACGTGCCATCTAAGTATTGCTTAGCAATGATACATTTTAGCTCTCGGCTATATTTGGACATAAAAAGACCCCCAATAATTGGTGTCCAACTATTGGGGGTCAGTTCATTAAGCTGGCTTTTGTTTAGGTCTTAGAAAATTAGGACAGTAATTATCTTAGATTATTCATGTAGCTATCGATTAGAAGCTGTAAGTTAGACCAACACGGCTACGCAGTTCACGAGTCGCTTTAGTTGATGAAGTGCTCACATCACCAAACTCTACGTATGGTGCCCACTGAC
Coding sequences:
- a CDS encoding 3'-5' exonuclease, with the protein product MKALLNYFHPLERIKRKRKQYLGTVKLPEALHDLVEQPCPEMTDLAKDSEYIILDLETTGLDSEQDLILSMGWVDVVKGRIDLASAKHIYLNNDSQINAETAVINHITPQMLEEGASIHDAMLTFFEAAKGKIIVAHACVVEEKFISQYLLRCYGLRAIPLLWLDTLCIEKSMEKAISNHEEVDLTLAGTRARYGLPEYNSHNALADAVSTAELFLAQQKRVVPNDDVTVAFLYRISH
- a CDS encoding IS3 family transposase → MALTLKGKYPLKHLLHTLQLAKSVFYYQAQTSKRQNSYERELRLIKSIYHEHKGRYGYRRIHLELKNQGFVLNHKTVQRLMAQLNLKSTVRIKKYRSYRGESGKAAPNVLERDFSATQPDEKWVTDVTEFKVKEQKVYLSPVVDLFTQEVVAYRVAKNACLPLVTDMLTEAISTLKPNSKPIIHSDQGWQYRHRQYQKKVAESGLTQSMSRKGNCLDNAVAENFFALLKTEMYHNQSFEDADALIEQIKEYIEYYNTKRIKVKLKGLTPIEYRTQALKAA
- a CDS encoding helix-turn-helix domain-containing protein encodes the protein MSKYSRELKCIIAKQYLDGTSSLYLAKQYSISSRQIRYWAQVFAIHGTDSFLPTNHAATAQTKRKALNLMWTNEWSLTHTSAVLNLSSPGILSVWLKRFNELGIKGLEMRQKGRPSMKQQPQRTTKPDNEMTLEELKEELVYLRTENAVLKKLEELEQKKNRRTKKKRS